One segment of Herbaspirillum hiltneri N3 DNA contains the following:
- the lspA gene encoding signal peptidase II, with amino-acid sequence MASNKKRLMPSSSNNNSLLPWLGISLIVLLLDQLSKITIVKLFHYGESRPVTGFFNLVLVYNKGAAFSFLAAESGWQRHLFTAIGIAAAIYIIYLLRKHAGQRMFCWALALILGGAIGNVIDRIVYGHVIDFLDVFVGNWHWPAFNIADSAICVGAVLFVLDELRRVGK; translated from the coding sequence ATGGCTTCCAATAAAAAACGCCTCATGCCCAGCTCCAGCAACAACAACAGCCTGCTGCCATGGCTGGGCATCTCGCTGATCGTGCTGCTGCTGGACCAGTTGTCCAAGATCACGATCGTCAAACTGTTCCACTACGGCGAATCGCGTCCGGTCACCGGCTTCTTCAACCTGGTGCTGGTCTATAACAAGGGCGCCGCATTTAGCTTCCTGGCAGCGGAATCGGGCTGGCAGCGCCATCTGTTTACCGCGATCGGCATTGCCGCCGCGATCTACATCATCTACCTGCTGCGCAAGCATGCCGGCCAACGCATGTTTTGCTGGGCGCTTGCGCTGATCCTCGGCGGCGCGATAGGCAACGTGATCGACCGCATCGTGTACGGCCACGTGATCGACTTCCTCGACGTGTTCGTCGGCAACTGGCACTGGCCGGCGTTCAATATCGCCGATAGTGCGATCTGCGTGGGTGCGGTATTGTTTGTGCTGGATGAGTTGCGCCGCGTCGGCAAATAG
- the coaBC gene encoding bifunctional phosphopantothenoylcysteine decarboxylase/phosphopantothenate--cysteine ligase CoaBC, whose translation MDLAGKKILLGLTGGVACYKAAELARGLGKAGASVQVVMTQAATQFITTITMQALTGNTVYTDQWDARIGNNMPHIDLTRGIDAIVIVPCSTDFIFKLAHGACDDLLSTLCVARPHGVPLLIAPAMNVEMWQNPATQRNIAQVKQDGIVLLGPDSGDQACGEVGYGRMLEPAQLLEEIIAAFQPKLLAGRRVLLTAGPTFEPIDPVRGITNLSSGKMGYALARAAREAGAEVVLVSGPTALDAPYGVRRIDVRTAQQMHDAVFANVSGQDIFIAVAAVADWRVANVSDQKLKKTADDDSLQLSFEQNADILADVAALPKRPYCVGFAAESENLEQYGAAKRVKKNIPLLVGNIGHQTFGKNENALTLFDDKGHTSLPRADKQTLARQLVREIAHRLTQTVAR comes from the coding sequence ATGGATCTCGCTGGCAAAAAAATCCTTCTCGGCCTGACCGGCGGCGTGGCCTGCTACAAGGCCGCCGAACTGGCGCGCGGCCTCGGCAAGGCAGGTGCGTCGGTGCAAGTCGTCATGACGCAGGCGGCGACGCAGTTCATCACGACCATCACGATGCAGGCGCTGACCGGCAACACGGTCTACACCGACCAGTGGGATGCGCGCATCGGGAACAACATGCCGCATATCGATCTCACGCGCGGCATCGACGCGATCGTGATCGTACCCTGCTCTACCGACTTCATTTTCAAACTGGCGCATGGCGCATGCGACGACCTGCTCTCGACGCTATGCGTGGCGCGTCCGCACGGCGTGCCGCTGCTGATCGCCCCGGCCATGAACGTCGAGATGTGGCAAAACCCGGCGACCCAGCGCAACATCGCGCAGGTGAAGCAAGACGGCATCGTGCTGCTTGGCCCCGACTCAGGAGACCAGGCCTGCGGCGAAGTCGGTTACGGCCGCATGCTGGAACCAGCGCAACTGCTGGAAGAAATCATCGCGGCCTTTCAGCCCAAGTTGCTGGCAGGCCGCCGCGTGTTACTGACGGCAGGACCGACGTTTGAACCGATCGACCCGGTGCGTGGCATCACCAATCTGTCATCGGGCAAGATGGGTTATGCCCTCGCCCGCGCTGCACGCGAAGCCGGGGCCGAGGTAGTGTTGGTATCCGGTCCGACGGCTTTGGACGCACCGTATGGCGTGCGTCGCATCGATGTACGGACCGCGCAACAAATGCATGACGCGGTGTTTGCCAACGTGTCGGGACAGGATATCTTCATCGCGGTGGCGGCAGTGGCCGACTGGCGCGTTGCCAACGTCAGCGATCAGAAGCTCAAGAAAACCGCGGACGACGACAGCCTGCAACTGTCCTTCGAGCAAAATGCCGACATCCTGGCCGACGTGGCGGCGTTACCGAAGCGTCCGTATTGCGTGGGTTTTGCAGCCGAGTCCGAAAACCTCGAACAGTACGGCGCCGCCAAACGCGTGAAGAAAAACATCCCTCTGCTGGTCGGCAACATCGGCCATCAGACCTTCGGTAAGAATGAGAACGCGCTGACGCTGTTCGACGACAAGGGCCATACCAGCCTGCCGCGCGCCGACAAACAGACGCTGGCGCGGCAACTGGTGCGCGAGATTGCGCATCGGCTGACGCAGACCGTCGCTCGCTGA
- the dut gene encoding dUTP diphosphatase — translation MKTIDVKILDPRMKDQLPAYATAGSAGLDLRACLDAPLTIAPGTTHLIPTGLAIHVADPGYAAIILPRSGLGHKHGIVLGNLVGLIDSDYQGQLMVSTWNRGQTEFVLNPMERLAQLVIVPVLQVGFNVVEEFDSSERGAGGFGSTGKH, via the coding sequence ATGAAAACTATCGACGTCAAAATCCTCGACCCGCGCATGAAAGATCAACTGCCCGCCTACGCCACCGCCGGTAGCGCCGGTCTGGATCTGCGCGCCTGCCTGGACGCGCCGCTGACGATCGCACCGGGAACCACGCATCTGATCCCGACCGGCCTGGCGATCCATGTGGCCGATCCGGGTTATGCCGCGATCATCCTGCCGCGCAGCGGTCTGGGCCACAAGCACGGCATCGTGCTGGGCAACCTGGTCGGCCTGATCGACTCCGACTACCAAGGGCAATTGATGGTCTCGACATGGAACCGCGGCCAGACCGAATTTGTCCTAAACCCGATGGAGCGTCTGGCGCAACTGGTCATCGTGCCGGTCTTGCAAGTCGGTTTCAACGTTGTCGAGGAATTCGACAGCAGCGAGCGCGGCGCGGGCGGCTTCGGCAGCACTGGCAAACATTAA
- a CDS encoding M48 family metallopeptidase produces the protein MHARHLAYWGKIKIALAIMPAALLAACVTPQDNNTLNKPAQSAAGPATVKAPVLTPDQAALRTLTAQQDRLYNVAAPLLTTNAQLCRGNARNLLGFTAKNKYSYPSEFTDAAQSLGFDDRLQVTGVLPGSGAAKSGVQRGDVLVAVADKPLQQGPDAERQAANLLGPLVSGRTPVKLTLLRNKAQQTAIVPLTLACAFSIELGNADNVNTYADGRRVLITRGMMNFAKTDEELAYLIAKDMAHNSLGHAIRQRMVATTGSVIDNLMRARPDPTAAAGTGGIRPYPQDLDAAADNLALYMLVRAGYGIDGYAAFWQRLATQYPASVPSGYTALHPGTAYRMTAIDKSVQALRAKQAAGKPLTP, from the coding sequence ATGCACGCTCGACACCTGGCTTATTGGGGAAAAATAAAAATCGCGCTGGCAATCATGCCGGCGGCATTGCTCGCAGCATGTGTCACGCCGCAAGACAACAACACGCTCAATAAGCCGGCGCAGTCCGCGGCAGGACCGGCTACCGTCAAGGCGCCAGTGCTGACGCCTGACCAGGCTGCATTGCGCACGCTGACGGCGCAGCAGGACCGGCTGTACAACGTGGCCGCGCCGCTGTTGACCACTAATGCCCAGCTCTGCCGCGGCAACGCGCGCAACCTGCTCGGCTTCACCGCCAAGAACAAGTATTCCTATCCGAGTGAGTTCACCGATGCGGCGCAGTCGCTGGGCTTCGACGATCGCCTGCAAGTGACCGGCGTGCTGCCCGGCAGCGGCGCCGCCAAGAGCGGCGTGCAACGCGGCGACGTGCTGGTCGCAGTGGCCGACAAGCCGCTGCAGCAAGGCCCTGATGCCGAGCGCCAGGCCGCCAACCTGCTGGGCCCGCTCGTCAGCGGCCGCACGCCGGTCAAGCTGACCCTGTTGCGCAACAAGGCGCAACAAACCGCCATCGTGCCGCTGACGCTGGCCTGCGCCTTCAGCATCGAGCTGGGCAACGCCGACAACGTCAACACTTACGCCGACGGCCGTCGCGTGCTGATCACGCGCGGCATGATGAATTTCGCCAAGACCGATGAAGAGCTGGCCTACCTGATCGCCAAGGACATGGCCCACAACTCGCTGGGCCACGCGATTCGCCAGCGCATGGTGGCGACTACCGGCAGCGTCATCGACAATCTGATGCGCGCACGCCCCGATCCAACTGCGGCCGCGGGCACCGGCGGCATTCGCCCGTATCCGCAGGATCTCGACGCGGCGGCCGACAATCTGGCGCTGTACATGCTGGTACGCGCCGGTTACGGCATCGATGGCTATGCCGCGTTCTGGCAACGGCTGGCAACACAGTATCCGGCTAGCGTGCCAAGCGGCTATACCGCGCTGCATCCGGGTACGGCGTATCGCATGACGGCAATCGACAAGTCCGTGCAGGCGCTCAGGGCCAAGCAGGCAGCAGGCAAGCCGCTGACGCCGTAA
- the clpA gene encoding ATP-dependent Clp protease ATP-binding subunit ClpA: MIAQELEVSLHMAFVEARQSRHEFITVEHLLLALLDNPSAAEVLRACSVNIDDLRKTLTNFITDNTPTVPGTNEVDTQPTLGFQRVIQRAIMHVQSASNGKKEVTGANVLVAIFGEKDSHAVYYLHQQGVTRLDVVNFISHGVRKDQQIDSQKAPEGAEDVQTEGQQKESPLDQFTQNLNKAAAEGKIDPLIGRDAEVERVIQTLCRRRKNNPLLVGEAGVGKTAIAEGLAWRITQNDVPEILKNAVVYSLDMGALLAGTKYRGDFEQRLKAVLKQLKDAPNGILFIDEIHTIIGAGSASGGTLDASNLLKPALSSGQLKCIGATTYTEFRGVFEKDHALSRRFQKIDVNEPTVEQTIQILRGLKSKFEEHHGVKYSASALTSAAELAARFINDRHLPDKAIDVIDEAGAAQRILPKSKQKKTIGKSEIEEIISKIARIPPQSVNQDDRTKLQTIDRDLKNVVFGQDPAIEALASAIKMARAGLGKTDKPIGSFLFSGPTGVGKTEVAKQLAFILGIELIRFDMSEYMERHAVSRLIGAPPGYVGFDQGGLLTEAITKKPHAVLLLDEIEKAHPDIFNILLQVMDHGTLTDNNGRKTDFRNVIIVMTTNAGAESLQKRSIGFTDKKEAGDEMADIKRMFTPEFRNRLDSIISFRALDEDIILRVVDKFLMQLEEQLHEKKVEAVFSDALRKFLSKKGFDPLMGARPMSRLIQDMIRKALADELLFGRLVAGGRVTVELDDKDQVKLEFPEGDDPTPPPEEPQEKLEVE, encoded by the coding sequence ATGATTGCGCAGGAATTGGAAGTCAGTTTGCACATGGCCTTTGTCGAAGCCCGGCAATCCCGTCATGAATTTATCACCGTGGAACATTTGCTCCTCGCGCTGCTGGATAATCCATCGGCCGCGGAAGTGCTGCGCGCGTGCTCGGTCAATATCGACGATCTGCGCAAGACGCTGACCAATTTCATTACGGACAATACTCCGACCGTGCCCGGCACGAACGAGGTCGACACGCAGCCCACGCTGGGATTCCAGCGCGTGATTCAGCGCGCGATCATGCACGTGCAGTCGGCGTCCAACGGCAAGAAGGAAGTGACCGGCGCCAACGTGCTGGTGGCGATCTTCGGCGAGAAGGATTCGCACGCTGTCTACTATCTGCATCAACAGGGCGTGACCCGCCTGGACGTAGTCAATTTCATTTCTCATGGTGTGCGCAAGGATCAGCAGATCGATTCGCAAAAAGCGCCTGAAGGAGCGGAAGACGTGCAGACCGAAGGCCAGCAAAAGGAAAGCCCTCTCGATCAGTTCACCCAGAATCTGAACAAGGCCGCCGCAGAAGGCAAGATCGATCCGCTTATCGGCCGCGACGCCGAAGTCGAGCGCGTGATCCAGACCTTGTGCCGCCGCCGCAAGAACAACCCGCTGCTGGTCGGCGAGGCCGGCGTGGGCAAGACGGCGATCGCCGAAGGCCTGGCATGGCGCATCACGCAAAACGACGTACCGGAAATCCTCAAGAACGCCGTGGTGTATTCGCTCGACATGGGCGCGCTGCTGGCCGGCACCAAGTATCGCGGCGACTTTGAGCAGCGTCTGAAGGCCGTCCTCAAGCAATTGAAGGATGCGCCCAACGGCATTTTGTTCATTGACGAAATCCACACCATCATCGGTGCAGGCTCGGCCTCGGGCGGCACGTTGGATGCGTCGAATCTGCTCAAGCCTGCGCTGTCGAGCGGTCAGCTGAAATGCATCGGCGCGACTACCTACACCGAATTCCGCGGCGTCTTCGAAAAAGATCACGCGCTGTCGCGTCGCTTCCAGAAGATCGACGTCAATGAACCAACCGTCGAACAGACCATTCAGATTTTGCGTGGCCTGAAGTCGAAGTTCGAAGAACATCACGGCGTCAAGTATTCCGCTTCGGCGCTGACCTCGGCAGCCGAACTGGCCGCACGCTTCATCAATGACCGTCATCTGCCCGACAAGGCAATCGACGTGATCGACGAAGCCGGCGCAGCGCAGCGCATCCTGCCGAAGTCGAAGCAGAAGAAGACCATCGGCAAATCCGAGATCGAGGAAATCATTTCCAAGATCGCGCGCATTCCGCCGCAGTCGGTCAATCAGGACGACCGCACCAAGCTGCAAACGATCGATCGCGACCTCAAGAACGTCGTGTTCGGCCAGGATCCGGCGATTGAAGCGCTGGCATCGGCCATCAAGATGGCGCGCGCCGGCCTGGGCAAGACCGACAAGCCGATCGGCTCCTTCCTGTTCTCCGGTCCGACCGGCGTGGGCAAGACCGAAGTGGCGAAGCAACTGGCCTTCATCCTCGGCATCGAGCTGATTCGTTTCGATATGTCCGAATACATGGAACGCCATGCTGTGAGCCGTCTGATCGGCGCGCCTCCGGGCTATGTCGGTTTCGATCAGGGCGGTTTGCTGACCGAAGCGATCACCAAGAAGCCGCACGCCGTGCTGCTGCTGGACGAAATCGAAAAAGCGCATCCGGATATCTTCAATATCCTGCTGCAGGTGATGGATCACGGCACGCTGACCGACAACAACGGCCGCAAGACCGACTTCCGCAATGTCATCATCGTGATGACCACGAATGCCGGCGCAGAAAGCCTGCAAAAGCGTTCGATCGGTTTCACCGACAAGAAGGAAGCCGGCGACGAGATGGCGGATATCAAGCGTATGTTCACGCCGGAGTTCCGCAATCGTCTGGATTCGATCATCAGCTTCCGTGCGCTGGACGAAGACATCATCCTGCGCGTGGTCGACAAGTTCCTGATGCAACTGGAAGAGCAACTGCACGAGAAGAAGGTGGAAGCCGTATTCTCGGACGCATTGCGCAAGTTCCTGAGCAAGAAGGGCTTTGATCCGCTGATGGGTGCACGTCCGATGTCGCGCCTGATCCAGGACATGATCCGCAAGGCGCTGGCCGACGAATTGTTGTTTGGTCGCCTGGTGGCGGGAGGTCGCGTCACCGTGGAGCTGGACGACAAGGATCAGGTCAAGCTGGAATTCCCCGAAGGCGACGATCCGACGCCACCGCCGGAAGAGCCGCAAGAGAAGCTGGAAGTCGAGTAA
- the clpS gene encoding ATP-dependent Clp protease adapter ClpS: protein MATKHDNDNGTVLARQEQKLKPPPMYQVLLLNDDYTPMEFVVAVIQEYFNKDRETATQIMLNVHRDGKGMCGVYPKDIASTKVELVLTHARKAGHPLQCVMEEA, encoded by the coding sequence ATGGCAACCAAGCACGATAATGATAACGGTACGGTCCTGGCGCGGCAGGAGCAGAAGCTCAAGCCGCCCCCTATGTACCAGGTATTGTTGTTGAATGATGACTATACGCCGATGGAGTTCGTCGTCGCAGTCATTCAGGAGTACTTCAACAAAGACCGTGAAACTGCGACGCAGATTATGCTCAACGTTCACCGCGATGGGAAAGGTATGTGTGGTGTGTATCCCAAAGATATCGCATCCACAAAAGTTGAACTCGTTTTAACCCACGCTCGAAAAGCAGGGCACCCCCTGCAATGCGTGATGGAGGAAGCATGA
- the cspE gene encoding transcription antiterminator/RNA stability regulator CspE → MATGTVKWFNDSKGFGFITPDDGGEDLFAHFSAIQMNGFKTLKEGQKVQFEVTQGPKGKQASNIQAP, encoded by the coding sequence ATGGCAACAGGTACAGTCAAGTGGTTCAACGATTCTAAAGGCTTCGGCTTTATCACTCCGGATGACGGCGGTGAAGATTTGTTCGCACACTTCTCGGCAATTCAAATGAACGGCTTCAAGACCCTCAAAGAAGGTCAAAAAGTACAGTTCGAAGTCACGCAAGGCCCCAAAGGCAAGCAAGCTTCCAACATCCAGGCTCCTTAA
- the icd gene encoding NADP-dependent isocitrate dehydrogenase gives MYQHIQVPAEGKKITVNADFSLNVPDHPIIPFIQGDGTGRDVTPVMLKVVDAVVAKAYGGQRKINWMEIYAGEKSTQLYGADVWLPEETVAAVKEFVVSIKGPLTTPVGGGIRSLNVSLRQQLDLYVCLRPVRYFKGVPSPLREPEKTNMVIFRENSEDIYAGIEWQAGSDGAKKLIDFLVKEMGVKKLRFPETSSLGIKPVSQEGTERLVRKAIQYAIDHDKPSVTIVHKGNIMKFTEGSFRDWAYALAQKEFGGVVIDDGPWVRIKNPKTGRDIIVKDVIADAFMQQILLRPAEYSVIATLNLNGDYISDALAAQVGGIGIAPGANMSDSVAMFEATHGTSPRYAGKDYVNPGSLILSAEMMLRHIGWTEAAALIIEAMQNTISSKKVTYDFARLMEGATQVSCSGFGDAMIENL, from the coding sequence ATGTATCAGCACATTCAGGTGCCGGCCGAAGGTAAGAAGATTACCGTCAACGCCGACTTTTCCCTCAACGTCCCGGATCATCCGATCATTCCGTTCATCCAGGGCGACGGCACCGGTCGCGATGTGACGCCTGTCATGCTCAAGGTAGTGGACGCTGTGGTCGCCAAGGCATACGGCGGCCAGCGCAAGATCAACTGGATGGAAATCTACGCCGGCGAAAAATCGACGCAGCTGTACGGCGCTGACGTCTGGCTGCCGGAAGAGACCGTCGCCGCAGTCAAGGAATTCGTGGTATCCATCAAGGGGCCGCTGACAACGCCGGTCGGCGGCGGCATTCGTTCGCTCAACGTATCGCTGCGCCAGCAACTGGACCTGTATGTCTGCCTGCGTCCGGTGCGCTATTTCAAAGGCGTCCCGTCGCCGCTGCGCGAGCCTGAGAAAACCAATATGGTCATCTTCCGCGAAAACTCGGAAGACATTTACGCCGGCATCGAATGGCAAGCCGGTTCGGACGGCGCCAAGAAGCTGATCGACTTCCTGGTCAAGGAAATGGGTGTCAAGAAGCTGCGCTTTCCCGAGACTTCCAGCCTCGGCATCAAGCCGGTATCGCAGGAGGGCACTGAGCGCCTGGTGCGCAAGGCGATCCAGTACGCCATCGACCATGACAAACCGTCGGTGACGATCGTCCACAAGGGCAACATCATGAAGTTCACCGAAGGCAGCTTCCGCGACTGGGCCTATGCCCTGGCGCAGAAGGAGTTCGGCGGGGTGGTGATCGACGACGGTCCATGGGTCAGGATCAAAAATCCGAAGACCGGCCGCGACATCATCGTCAAGGACGTGATTGCCGATGCATTCATGCAGCAGATCCTGCTGCGTCCCGCCGAGTACAGCGTGATTGCGACGCTGAACCTGAACGGCGACTATATCTCGGACGCGCTGGCGGCGCAGGTGGGCGGTATCGGGATCGCTCCCGGCGCCAACATGTCCGATTCCGTGGCGATGTTCGAAGCCACGCACGGCACCTCGCCGCGCTATGCGGGCAAGGACTACGTCAATCCGGGTTCCCTGATCCTGTCGGCGGAAATGATGCTGCGCCACATCGGCTGGACCGAGGCGGCGGCCTTGATCATCGAAGCGATGCAGAACACGATTTCATCGAAGAAGGTGACTTACGACTTTGCGCGCCTCATGGAAGGCGCGACGCAGGTGTCGTGTTCGGGCTTCGGCGATGCGATGATCGAGAATCTGTAG
- a CDS encoding pseudouridine synthase, with the protein MPLILFNKPYQVMCQFSAQDDRETLADYLDIPDIYPAGRLDADSEGLMLLTDDGELQHAISHPTRKQPKVYLVQVEGTPDAGSLERLRNPLDLGDFVTQKSEVRHVQEPGWLWPRNPPIRERKNHPTSWLTIQISEGKNRQVRRMTAAVGLPTLRLVRIAIGPFALATDPLLPGEWKTVDPQEFRRQT; encoded by the coding sequence ATGCCCCTCATTTTATTCAACAAACCCTATCAGGTAATGTGCCAGTTTTCGGCGCAAGATGATCGCGAAACGCTCGCCGATTACCTCGACATTCCCGACATCTACCCCGCCGGCCGCCTCGATGCCGACAGCGAAGGATTGATGCTGCTGACCGACGACGGCGAACTCCAGCATGCCATCAGCCACCCCACGCGCAAGCAACCCAAGGTCTACCTGGTGCAAGTGGAAGGCACGCCCGATGCAGGCAGCTTGGAGCGCCTGCGCAATCCGCTCGATCTCGGTGATTTCGTGACGCAAAAAAGCGAAGTCCGCCACGTGCAGGAGCCGGGCTGGCTGTGGCCGCGCAATCCGCCCATTCGCGAGCGCAAGAATCACCCGACCAGTTGGCTGACGATACAGATATCGGAAGGAAAAAATCGCCAGGTGCGGCGCATGACGGCCGCCGTCGGACTGCCCACCCTGAGACTGGTCCGGATTGCCATCGGCCCGTTTGCGCTGGCCACCGATCCGCTGCTTCCGGGAGAGTGGAAAACCGTCGATCCTCAGGAATTTCGCCGCCAAACCTGA